Sequence from the Meleagris gallopavo isolate NT-WF06-2002-E0010 breed Aviagen turkey brand Nicholas breeding stock chromosome Z, Turkey_5.1, whole genome shotgun sequence genome:
ATTGCATGGGGTTAGCAACATCTTGCACTAAGATGAATTTGGAAGTTTATGTAAGGAATTTGGATTGCATCTCTTAGCACaactgagcttttttttctgttggggGGGAGAGTGGATGTTAGTTGTGTAGTTGCATATGTGATGTTGCTAGTGTTACATTTTCAAGAAACGTGTAATAACATACCTAGATTCATGGCAATACGTGCAGCATTAGCATGTGTTGGCTATTTTAAATAACGTGCAGATGTTCTACTACTAACTTCTGTGTATAACACTGTTCAAAGGTGTGTTAATGTGTTTTCATCTACTGTAGTTGATTCTGGAGGAGCAAATTTACCTCGGCAAGCAGAAGTGTTTCCAGATCGAGATCATTTTGGTCGCATTTTCTATAATCAAGCAATCATGTCTTCTCAAGGAATTCCGCAGGTAATTTGCTTTAACTTCAGGTTGAAGTATATTAATTAGTTCTTATACTTGCTGCTTTTGTCTGATTTCAGGGTTTATACCAGTGCTTTATTTTAGACAGCACAGAGTTGTGCTGACCCGATGGCCCAGTCTGGAGATTAGAGGCACTGTAAACACATTAACTATCCACAAAAagtcttcattttgaaaaggCTGTCTTCTTTCTTGGCCTTAATGTTGGTTGCATGACCTACCTGCTCCTATCTTGGAGTGGGAGAAAAGAGAACTTGACAGTATGGTAAGTAGGTTTGTGTAAGAAAGCAGTAGAAAATCTCTTGAAACAGTTGGTTATTTTGCATCATTGCTACAAGGGTGAAGATCCCTTTGACAATGGCTAGTAAATGAGACTTAGTTTTTGAGTGAcacatgtatatttatataGCCATTTTATGCATGGATCACTGTATGATAAAGCAGCTCTGACATTGAAGTCATTTTCTAATGTATTAATGATGCATAGAATCATTGTGACTTTTAGTCACAGCTCCTGGATTTAGAAATGGTTTTGTGTCATGGATATTTCAGGAATGTGTTGAGGGCAATGTTTTTGATGCAGGTGGCCAGCTAGGAGAGGTGCTGTAATTGGTCTGTTATTCATGAACATTGTAGAGGTTTTTGAGATGTAAGAGCTGATGGCAGCCTTGGCTGCAGGGAAAATGGGGTGCGGACTGTAAGATCCAGATGTAAGTGCAGAAGGTAAGTAGAAGGATAAAGACCTAGGACTTTAGCAGGTTTGGCTTGCCAAGGGAGCTGTCAGCTGGCACCTGTGGAAGGCCACTAGGAGGGCAGAGGAGTCTTTGAAGATAACCATCTCCAAACACCGGAACTTTCTATCCTAATGTACAGCAAAGTAAACCAGTTTCTTTCCGTGAAGTTGCTGCCTAGTCAGTAAGCTCCTGGCCTCTTCACATGCTTACACAGCTCTGTCATTTATCCCCTTCACAGGCTGAAGAATTCAAGTTTACTTAGCAATTCCTGATACGAATGTTTTACATTTCTGATCAtccttgtttattttctctatgTCTATTGTCAGATTCTGTtgtgtattttctgaaatgaagggAACAAAGGACTTTATTGTTAAAGGAGACAGTCACATGGCTGTTgtactgaaagtattttttttaagtttcagtAACTTAATGGAGTCTGGGGACTCCGGTCATTATCTGGTATCATAGTAGTGGTTTTTAGATCTTACGTTGAAGATGAATATGTAAACCCAATTACTACGGCTGAAATTACTGAGGTTATGCAGGACCTTGCTTGAAAGTCCTGTTCCTTAAGTCATGCTGCCGGTTTTAGATATACCTTGAAACAGCATTCACGCATTTATAAAGTCCTGAATGTGTCTTTGTAGTGCTTCATTAGAGTAGCAGTGACAGTGACCTTAATCAAAATTAGGTGTTTGAAGGGTTTGCCTTTTAATAATGCACTTACTGTTTGGTATGATGTGGATAAAAGTGATTTTCTTGACACTAAtgaaaattttactttcttaaaGTGTTCATACAGGGCTGGGGATGGAAAAGTTGTTCTTGAAGTTAttccttcatttaaaatacGTAATTAATGTGTTCTGTTTGAGggttgtttatttgtttcatttcagaagagCACTATTAACCTTTGTAAATCTGCTATTGATTCCATGCAAACAGATTGTGGTAGCTAGAATCATCTTCCCTGTCTGAGAGGATGCATCATTAGGAAGTAGTATTAATTAGGAAATAGCACTGCTTGTGATTTCCACTCACATTAATTCTTCAAGCATGGGAGTTTGGAAATTGTTTTTATCAGCTGTTACTCTGGCTGAAGGTCTATTTTATCAATTCACTCATCAACCTGTCTCAATTTTGACCATAcagtaattgcttttttttgcttattttttttcccagttgcCTGTGCTGCTTTAAATTTCTCCCTCCAATTTTACCTGTGACTAATTTATTATACTCCTACTGCAGCTTTAAATTGCTCTGATGTCTGTATAGCTGTGAATCAGAATGCAGTGATTAGCTTCGCATTAGCTGCTTCTTATGCTCTCTTATACTCATGTGGCATGGATACATCAAGAAAGCTGAACTGctgatttttattgcttttttagGTAATTTTCAGTGCATTATTTCTGAGAATTGAGTCAGAACATGGCATTGGTTAGAAAATTTGAGGCTGTGCTTTTTAACAGGTTGACTTTAATTTTGCAGTACGTGGATAAACCAATACATGCATTAGAGAAAATAAGACCTGAATTAAATTGAAATGCAGCTATGCTTTTCATCATGAGCAGAAAGTTAAGAATAACTTATTTTTCAGGATtgtttgctgctgcagtgtttaTTATGTATGAGATAAGTCagtgtttgttgcttttttttttaatgtcaccAGAGTACTACCAGTGGAAGGTGGGTACTGGTTGATCTTAAAATTACACATAAGAGTGAAGCAGATATTATTTATGCTAAAGCAGATAATGAGTTAAAAAACACACACTGAAGGAGCAGAGCTACTGTGGCATAGGTTTGTCAGCACTGATGCagtgaagaactgaagtcacCTATTAGTAGATGTGAGGAGTCTTCTTCAAAGGCTGCTAACAGTGTTGGAATTATACTGATAAGCAACTGCTTCCTTGTGTTTAGTGTGAATACCAGGAGCAGTTTCCAAATTTCACCCTGTTACAGTTCAGTGGCCAAGACAAAACCTTTGGTAGAATGTAAGTCTCCTCAAATACTTCATATACATAACTTATAGTACTTCATATATGAATTTTCATATGGGCAGGTCTAAAGGTGGAGTGTCGAAGACTGTTGAAAACTACAGAGATGCcctgttgttttttgcttttgaataaaAGCTGAGATACTGTGTTTGTCATGTCAAGCAAAAGTAATCTTACAGCAATGTCCAACCACCTAAATTAAAATCAGTGCGATCTATAATAGTAGTTATGTGCCCACATTTTCTGGTTTAAGGGTTGAGCAATTACTAactcatgttttttgttttcctactaGATAGCAGTAGTGATGGGATCCTGTACCGCAGGAGGCGCGTACGTACCTGCAATGGCTGATGAAAGCATTATTGTTGGCAAACAGGGAACAATATTCTTGGGAGGACCACCACTGGTAAGCATGGGGAGGTTTTTTGCTAACGCAGCTCATTACGCTGCTGACTGCTCTGTACAATTTAAACTGTTCAGCCCTATTTTGGCAAGATGTTTCCAGATCTTTTGTAGGATATTTTGcgttttttaaatatatctgAATGCTTACACTGTAAGTGAAAGCTTTGTTGTTAGTTACAGCAATATGTTTATGTATAGATAAGACTTTGTTAAGGTGATTTTATAATACTCCTTTAGGTTGCTACGTACACTGTAAATGGTAAAAAATCTCTTCCATATTCAATTGTGTAGGCTCTAGGTTtgtcttgaaataaaaaatgaaaacatgcatATTATATTGAACACTCTGGATCAGAAGACTTCAGAAGATGGACTAATGTGCTATATTTGATGTCAGTTTAGAGACAAAGGCTTGCACTAGTGATGGCATTTGTCATCCTTACTTTACTTTCTTAATAAGGAAATTGCTCATAAGGAAACTGACCTGAGGAACTCCTATGAATTAAAAGTTGCTTTTGTTATAGAATACATAATGGAATTTCTGTCTGTGAAATACCACAGCTTAAGGCATCTTGACAGAAATGGGAGTGTTTTagtagtttttgtttgtttgttttaaaggacTGTACTACTGTATGTTCTAGTGTGGACTTACATGTTTTATAGTGatataaatgttttgtttctgacaAGTACTGCTTTATTCAACATAAACtttacaaggggaaaaaaggaatctCAGGTAGTGTTGGGATAGTGCTGCAGCAAACAGATAAGACAACATCCAGCGCAATATTTCTAGTCTAGATGTAACCTGACTGGATAAACttgcttatttaaaatagtCAAGAATGTTGTCTCATTGAACAATTTGGTCCTAAGCAGCACATTGCTCTGTTTTGGTTATAGTGACTTAGAAACTTTGTGGTATTTCTTTTGACAAAGTCAGGTGCAAATCAAATGTCTCTCAGAGGTTCTTCCTGCCAGTATTCTGTTCCAcgttgttgccatgtgacaaatggcagcagagtggcactctgacagaatggcatctaacatggaagtgtagatgaagcaaaagtgtggaattgaattcttccatgtggaaaagatggcacccattgacattcatcaacaaatgtttatggagatcaaacagtgaatgtgagcatgGTGGGGCGGGGGACCATCTGTATGTGGTCGTAAATCTTGTAAACTGATACCTGGTTTAGAAGTGATGATTGTTCTGTCTGTCTTTTACTGCCTTCATACACTATGTGGGTGATGAATAATAGCTTCACTAGCTTGTGAGGAATTCTTTTCAAAAGGTGTACACTGTGctagcagtggtgacagtgatgtgaaagacaagccgtGTTCTGGGTGGCACAGCCATCATACCACAGAATGAAGAgtgtcttgatcagctcatctgtACGCATCAGCTAATGATATGacaatgttgaaaaacagaattttgtagctgagaatttgctctatcaggtattgttcctgtgctctgtgtatctgttgtggtttccatggaaataaataggcattactttcagagtgaccccCATAGCAGCTGTGCAGGAGACTTTTGTCAGGTTAGGCAGCTGAAAAATGCCAGCCTGAATCAGGCCTCAAGGGGAATACTTGGCAAGGCAAGTGAGTGTCTGTAAGAGTACTGTGTagtcagaaaggaagaaaacttttcAATACTTCCAGAGGAAGATTTCAGAACTATCCTCCcatttaatttgttctttagCAACCTGCAGATGCAACAATTTTTATCTCTGTGCGTATAGATCAAACTTCAATATCACCAGCTGTCAGCTTTCCTGCTGGGGAGAGGTTTTCATAttctcactgaaaatattttacttgcCTTACTGTAAGCATCAAAATTACTTCAGAGTCCCATAGAAACATCTGCTTCATGTTGTTGCAGATATTGTAGCCTTTACTGTGCATGCTCTGTTCCCCAAAATGCCATtcttatatgaaaaaaaattggatttgACTGTCCTACTCTCTTGCCTAAAAGAAAACATcctaaggaaacaaaagaagaatcTAGTTGTAATCAGTCTTGGAATgtgtatgttttttaaaaaagaattgaaaattgCAAGTACAGTCCAAAGTCTAAAGTTTTCTCAGTGTTCTTTTTGGGAAGATGAGTAGTAAAGACTTCATGAGCAGGTAGGTATTGATAGTGAGTAGGAGCAATGTCACACAGCCATTCTGCACTCCCCTCAAATTGCAGAATCAATATCTTTGCTTTGTAGCTTAGGTGCTGTATTAATAGGCATTGTCATCCCATCAAaaatttgctgctttctttgttccCTTTGCAGTGGTGAAGCAaagtctggagaaaagggaaaagtgcAAAATTCCTGTATATTTTTGTGCTAGGGTCTCTGTACACAGTAGCATTATTTGTTTccagaaatgtgatttttttaataaagtttgtGTGCATTTCTGCTGTTGATTTCAAATAGGGGtttctttgaaaatctgaaaacaagTAGAGGCTGTATCTGCAGTTGGAGTTAAATAGTACTAACTTTATAAAAGTTCACTAAAATTGCTGTTTGTAGAATTCTCAGTGAATGTCAAACCCATGTAGAGCATGTAGTCTGAAGATATAGTCTGACAAAGAACTTGGAAACTCCATTCCATCTGATCTCTGATATCCCATTCTAAAATTTTGTCagaattttgttcattttccttctcttaatATTCTTTTGTATTCCAGAGAAAGGAAATCTTAGTTGTATTGTAAATTTGTTTTACGTGTATTGGTACAGTGTTTTGAAAGACTTGGATACATGATCCATGGGGGGGTGCTTGGTTTATTGCTTTATTGAAACAGTAGTATTACATactactatttatttatttttaatacatatttattagCTAATAATCTCTCAGACTGATAAGTGCAACATATTTCCTTCAAAAGTGGCTGATCTTTATTTCATAGTGACGTGTTATTCTATTTCTAGTTAATAAAGACAAGAACTTATTTAGCCAGGACTcacgttttttgttttttttttcatgggcCTTCAGTTAGGATGGGTTTAGGAAAGGCACAGCCCACTTGGAGTTCAGTCTGGCAGGAGGCACAAAGGGCAGGAAGGTTGAGTTCTGTAGGTACagcaaaagtgaaagaaagatgaGATAAGATGCAAGCCTGTTGCTGAATAGGATAATGAAACCTGTGACAAGGGACATGGAAGAGGCTGGGATACTCAATGCTGTCTTTACCTCAGTCTTTACTGGCTGGCTCTGTGCTCAGGAATCCCAGGTCCCTGAGGCCAGAGGGAAAGACTGAAACAGAGGAGACTTCTTTGTGTAGGACGATCAAGCTAGGAAACACGTAATAGCTCAGACATAGAAAGGTCTATGGGGTCTGATGAGATGCCCCCATGTGCGCTGAGCAGCCAGGTGCATGTTATTCCATGGTCATTTTTGGTCAAGGGGCAAGAGGAGGAATTCAGGTAACTACTGGCTGAATGGCTTCACCACAGTACTTCAGAAGGAGGAACAAAATTATTAGGGACAAGAAAATTAGGGACTGGG
This genomic interval carries:
- the LOC104915350 gene encoding methylcrotonoyl-CoA carboxylase beta chain, mitochondrial-like codes for the protein MYDSCITGGGEKARKLHTSRGKLLPRERIDRLIDPGSPFLEFSQFAGYQLYGNEEVPAGGIITGIGRISGVECLIVANDATVKGGTYYPITVKKHLRAQEIAMQNHLPCIYLVDSGGANLPRQAEVFPDRDHFGRIFYNQAIMSSQGIPQIAVVMGSCTAGGAYVPAMADESIIVGKQGTIFLGGPPLVSMGRFFANAAHYAADCSVQFKLFSPILARCFQIFCRIFCVF